A genomic segment from Micromonospora echinaurantiaca encodes:
- a CDS encoding VWA domain-containing protein yields the protein MIWLSPVRLWLLVGVLALAVGYLMLQRRRSRYAVRFTNLRLLDRVAPERPVWRRHLPAGLFLAMLALLVVGFARPTAEVQVPRERATVMVAVDVSTSMLATDVEPDRLSAAKEAARRFVDGLPDEFNVGLVAFAGSAAVLVPPGTDREALHEGIERLAEGATGVQGTAIGEAISTSLGAVRGLDSQAAKEPPPARVILLSDGANTSGMDPMEAAADAVAVEVPVHTISFGTPSGFVDRGGRPIQVPVDGQTLRAVAEETGGGFHEASTSDELRAVYDDIGSSVGYRTERQDVSARFIGLGLVFALGAAAGSMRWFSRLP from the coding sequence GTGATCTGGCTGTCCCCGGTACGGCTCTGGCTGCTGGTCGGGGTGCTCGCGCTGGCGGTCGGCTACCTGATGCTCCAACGGCGCCGCAGCCGCTACGCCGTCCGGTTCACCAACCTGCGGCTGCTCGACCGGGTGGCGCCGGAACGGCCGGTCTGGCGGCGGCACCTGCCCGCCGGGCTGTTCCTGGCCATGCTGGCGCTGCTGGTGGTCGGCTTCGCCCGGCCGACCGCCGAGGTCCAGGTGCCACGGGAACGCGCCACGGTGATGGTCGCGGTGGACGTCTCCACCTCGATGCTCGCCACCGACGTCGAACCGGACCGGCTCAGCGCGGCCAAGGAGGCGGCCCGCCGGTTCGTCGACGGCCTGCCGGACGAGTTCAACGTCGGGCTGGTCGCCTTCGCCGGCAGCGCGGCGGTGCTGGTGCCGCCGGGCACCGACCGGGAGGCGCTGCACGAGGGGATCGAGCGGCTCGCCGAGGGCGCCACCGGCGTGCAGGGCACCGCCATCGGCGAGGCCATCAGCACCTCGCTCGGTGCGGTCAGGGGCCTGGACAGCCAGGCGGCGAAGGAGCCGCCGCCGGCCCGGGTCATCCTGCTCTCCGACGGGGCGAACACCTCCGGGATGGACCCGATGGAGGCCGCGGCGGACGCCGTCGCGGTCGAGGTCCCGGTGCACACCATCTCGTTCGGCACGCCGAGCGGGTTCGTCGACCGGGGCGGCCGGCCGATCCAGGTGCCGGTGGACGGCCAGACCCTGCGCGCGGTCGCCGAGGAGACCGGCGGTGGCTTCCACGAGGCCAGCACCAGCGACGAGCTGCGCGCGGTCTACGACGACATCGGCAGCTCGGTCGGCTACCGCACCGAACGGCAGGACGTGTCGGCCCGGTTCATCGGCCTCGGTCTGGTGTTCGCGCTGGGTGCGGCGGCCGGCTCGATGCGCTGGTTCTCCCGCCTGCCCTGA
- a CDS encoding DUF58 domain-containing protein, which translates to MRWREATTPAPADPGLADLTPDRRLRRLELTVTRRLDGLLHGQYRGLLPGPGSEPAGSREYRPGEDEVRRMDWAVTARTTVPHVREVDADRELTTWLLVDASPSMEYGTAELDKRELAVAAVAAVGFLTAGLGNRLGAQVLGPDGLRRHPARSGRTHLLGLLRTLLAAPRAGGYDEADVPPAGPDLADALDAVHRVATRRGLVVVVSDFLDGLPDDPAQEPPWERALRRLAVRHQVLAVEITDPRELELPDVGLITLVDPETGRRREVWTGDERLRERYAAAAAAQREQVRQAVRRSGATHLPLRTDRDWGADIVRHVRAQRRLAAAPAGANRGGAA; encoded by the coding sequence ATGAGGTGGCGCGAGGCCACCACGCCGGCGCCGGCGGATCCCGGACTGGCCGACCTCACCCCCGACCGGCGGCTGCGCCGGTTGGAGCTGACCGTGACCCGGCGCCTCGACGGCCTGCTGCACGGACAGTACCGGGGACTGCTGCCCGGTCCGGGCAGCGAACCGGCCGGCAGCCGGGAGTACCGCCCCGGTGAGGACGAGGTACGCCGGATGGACTGGGCGGTGACCGCCCGGACCACCGTCCCGCACGTCCGCGAGGTCGACGCCGACCGGGAACTGACCACCTGGCTGCTGGTCGACGCCAGCCCCAGCATGGAGTACGGCACCGCCGAGCTGGACAAGCGCGAGCTGGCCGTGGCGGCCGTCGCGGCGGTCGGCTTCCTCACCGCCGGGCTCGGCAACCGGCTCGGCGCGCAGGTGCTCGGCCCGGACGGGTTGCGCCGCCATCCGGCCCGCAGCGGGCGTACCCACCTGCTCGGGTTGCTCCGCACGCTGCTGGCCGCCCCTCGCGCCGGCGGGTACGACGAGGCGGACGTACCGCCAGCGGGGCCCGACCTGGCCGACGCGCTGGACGCCGTGCACCGGGTGGCCACCCGGCGCGGGCTGGTGGTGGTCGTCTCGGACTTCCTGGACGGGCTGCCCGACGACCCGGCGCAGGAGCCGCCCTGGGAACGTGCCCTGCGCCGGCTCGCCGTCCGGCACCAGGTGCTCGCCGTCGAGATCACCGACCCGCGCGAGCTGGAGCTGCCGGACGTCGGCCTGATCACCCTGGTTGACCCGGAGACCGGCCGCCGGCGCGAGGTGTGGACCGGCGACGAGCGGCTGCGCGAGCGGTACGCGGCCGCCGCGGCCGCCCAACGCGAGCAGGTCCGCCAGGCGGTCCGCCGCAGCGGGGCGACGCACCTGCCGCTGCGTACCGACCGGGACTGGGGGGCGGACATCGTGCGGCACGTGCGGGCGCAGCGCCGGCTCGCGGCCGCCCCGGCCGGCGCGAACCGGGGAGGTGCCGCGTGA
- a CDS encoding AAA family ATPase yields the protein MTDISDTLASMPSPADPDATGAELEQTLFEVKRVIVGQDRLVERLLTALVADGHCLLEGVPGVAKTLAAQTLATAVGGTFSRIQFTPDLVPSDIVGTRIYRASKETFDIELGPVMANLVLADEINRAPAKVQSALLEAMAERQVSIGGRSYPVPEPFLVLATQNPIESEGVYQLPEAQRDRFLMKIVVDYPSDTDELAILYRMSTDRPRARQVLDPQRLRQLQVRAGNIFVHHAIAEYVVRLILATRDPGRFGLPEIASLLAYGASPRATLGLVAAARAQALLRGREYVLPEDVRELAVDVLAHRLVLSFDAIADGVAAESVVHRLVDAVPPPRIANNHPEYANDLAAA from the coding sequence GTGACGGACATCTCGGACACCCTGGCCAGCATGCCCAGCCCGGCCGATCCCGACGCGACCGGCGCCGAGCTGGAACAGACCCTCTTCGAGGTCAAACGCGTGATCGTCGGGCAGGATCGGCTCGTCGAACGGCTGCTCACCGCCCTCGTCGCCGACGGGCACTGCCTGCTGGAGGGCGTACCCGGCGTCGCCAAGACGCTGGCCGCGCAGACCCTCGCCACGGCGGTCGGCGGCACCTTCTCCCGGATCCAGTTCACCCCGGACCTCGTCCCGTCCGACATCGTCGGCACCCGGATCTACCGGGCCTCGAAGGAGACCTTCGACATCGAGCTGGGGCCGGTCATGGCCAACCTGGTGCTCGCCGACGAGATCAACCGGGCGCCGGCGAAGGTGCAGTCGGCGCTGCTGGAGGCGATGGCCGAGCGGCAGGTCTCCATCGGCGGGCGCAGCTACCCGGTGCCCGAGCCGTTCCTGGTGCTGGCCACCCAGAACCCGATCGAGTCGGAGGGCGTCTACCAGCTCCCGGAGGCGCAGCGCGACCGCTTCCTCATGAAGATCGTCGTCGACTACCCGAGCGACACCGACGAACTGGCCATCCTCTACCGGATGAGCACCGACCGGCCGCGCGCCCGCCAGGTGCTCGACCCGCAGCGGCTGCGCCAACTCCAGGTGCGCGCCGGCAACATCTTCGTGCACCACGCCATCGCCGAGTACGTGGTCCGGCTCATCCTGGCCACCCGGGACCCGGGCCGGTTCGGGCTGCCGGAGATCGCCTCGCTGCTCGCGTACGGGGCGAGCCCCCGGGCCACCCTCGGGCTGGTGGCCGCCGCCCGGGCCCAGGCGCTGCTACGCGGCCGCGAGTACGTGCTGCCCGAGGATGTCCGGGAACTGGCCGTGGACGTGCTGGCCCACCGACTGGTGCTCTCCTTCGACGCCATCGCCGACGGGGTGGCCGCCGAGTCGGTGGTCCACCGGCTGGTCGACGCGGTGCCACCACCGCGGATCGCCAACAACCATCCGGAGTACGCGAACGACCTGGCGGCGGCATGA
- a CDS encoding endonuclease/exonuclease/phosphatase family protein: MSRPAGTHSDRVRTALCWVVVAPGAVWAAVRLAGVERGPLVQALAFTPYVAAWSLLPLLLALGLRRRWPAVVAAVTAVALVAVVAPRALGSAQPAAAGPTLRVLTANLLAGSADAAALVDLVRAHRVDVLAVQEFTPGAQAELDRLGLDRLLPHRQLNPQVGTPGSGLYARWPISDGGVRQLRGGWGFTQAHGTVAVPGGPAVRVESAHPAAPYAVDQVGYWRDDLAAQPPATPDGPLGILAGDFNATLDHAPLRALLATGYVDAADAAGAGLRGTWGPYDGDPIPPVTIDHVLVDRRIAVRAVEVHPLARTDHRPVLATLTLP, translated from the coding sequence CTGTCGCGGCCGGCGGGCACCCACTCCGACCGGGTCCGCACGGCGCTCTGCTGGGTCGTCGTGGCGCCCGGGGCGGTCTGGGCCGCGGTGCGGCTGGCGGGGGTGGAGCGCGGGCCGCTGGTGCAGGCGCTCGCGTTCACCCCGTATGTGGCGGCGTGGAGCCTGCTGCCCCTGCTGCTCGCGCTCGGCCTGCGGCGCCGCTGGCCGGCGGTGGTCGCGGCGGTGACCGCGGTCGCGCTGGTCGCCGTGGTGGCGCCCCGGGCGCTGGGCTCGGCACAGCCGGCGGCCGCCGGGCCGACCCTGCGGGTGCTCACCGCGAACCTGCTGGCCGGCTCCGCGGACGCGGCGGCGCTGGTCGACCTGGTCCGCGCGCACCGGGTCGACGTGCTGGCCGTGCAGGAGTTCACCCCGGGCGCACAGGCCGAACTGGACCGCCTCGGCCTCGACCGGCTGCTGCCGCACCGGCAACTGAACCCGCAGGTGGGCACGCCCGGCTCCGGCCTCTACGCCCGCTGGCCGATCAGCGACGGCGGCGTACGGCAGCTGCGCGGCGGCTGGGGCTTCACCCAGGCGCACGGCACGGTGGCGGTGCCGGGCGGGCCCGCGGTGCGGGTCGAGTCGGCGCACCCGGCGGCGCCGTACGCGGTCGACCAGGTCGGCTACTGGCGGGACGACCTCGCGGCCCAGCCGCCGGCCACCCCGGACGGCCCGCTGGGCATCCTGGCCGGGGACTTCAACGCCACCCTCGACCACGCCCCGCTGCGCGCCCTGCTGGCCACCGGGTACGTCGACGCGGCCGACGCCGCCGGCGCGGGCCTGCGCGGCACCTGGGGCCCGTACGACGGCGACCCGATCCCCCCGGTGACCATCGACCACGTGCTGGTCGACCGCCGGATCGCCGTCCGCGCGGTGGAGGTGCACCCGCTTGCGCGCACCGACCACCGCCCCGTCCTGGCCACCCTCACCCTCCCCTGA
- the cimA gene encoding citramalate synthase: protein MTFQVYDTTLRDGAQREGLSYSVVDKLAVARLLDEFGVGFIEGGWPGAVPKDTEFFRRAYGELDLKHAVLVAFGATRRAGVAVADDPQVRGLLDAQTPAVALVAKADLRHVERALRTTAAENLAMVHDTVAHLVGQGRRVFVDGEHFFDGYRHDPAYTAAVVETALAAGAERVVLCDTNGGMLPSQVTTAIADLTDRLGVGPELFGMHAQNDTACAVANTVAAVEAGVRHVQGTANGYGERPGNADIFAVVANLQLKLGLPVLPEGCLEQMVRVSHAIAEIANIAPDTHQAYAGAAAFAHKAGLHASAIKVDPLLYNHVDPQVVGNDMRILVTEMAGRASVELKSRELGLDLAGHPEALSRVTRRVKELEAGGWSFEAADASFELLVRSELPDAAPVRPFALESYRVLVEHREDGAVVSEATVKIRVRGERVIATAEGNGPVNALDEALRVALARHYPELRDFELADFKVRILEGTTGTGAVTRVLLETADGTGRDWTTVGVHPNVVEASWHALVDALTYGLDRTRV, encoded by the coding sequence ATGACGTTCCAGGTGTACGACACCACGCTGCGCGACGGCGCGCAGCGTGAGGGGCTCAGCTACTCGGTGGTCGACAAGCTCGCGGTGGCCCGGCTGCTCGACGAGTTCGGCGTCGGCTTCATCGAGGGCGGCTGGCCGGGCGCGGTGCCCAAGGACACCGAGTTCTTCCGCCGGGCGTACGGCGAACTCGACCTGAAGCACGCGGTGCTGGTCGCGTTCGGCGCCACCCGGCGGGCCGGGGTGGCGGTCGCCGACGACCCGCAGGTGCGCGGCCTGCTCGACGCGCAGACCCCGGCGGTGGCCCTGGTCGCCAAGGCCGACCTGCGGCACGTCGAGCGCGCGCTGCGCACCACCGCCGCGGAGAACCTCGCGATGGTCCACGACACCGTCGCGCACCTGGTGGGCCAGGGCCGGCGGGTCTTCGTCGACGGCGAGCACTTCTTCGACGGCTACCGGCACGACCCGGCGTACACCGCCGCCGTGGTGGAGACCGCGCTGGCCGCCGGCGCCGAGCGGGTGGTGCTCTGCGACACCAACGGCGGGATGCTCCCGTCGCAGGTCACCACGGCGATCGCCGACCTGACCGACCGGCTCGGCGTCGGCCCGGAACTGTTCGGCATGCACGCCCAGAACGACACCGCGTGCGCGGTGGCCAACACCGTCGCCGCGGTCGAGGCCGGGGTGCGCCACGTCCAGGGCACCGCGAACGGCTACGGCGAGCGCCCCGGCAACGCCGACATCTTCGCGGTGGTCGCCAACCTCCAGCTCAAGCTCGGGCTGCCCGTCCTACCGGAGGGGTGCCTGGAACAGATGGTGCGGGTCTCCCACGCCATCGCCGAGATCGCCAACATCGCCCCCGACACCCACCAGGCGTACGCCGGGGCCGCGGCCTTCGCCCACAAGGCGGGGCTGCACGCGAGCGCGATCAAGGTGGATCCGCTGCTCTACAACCACGTGGACCCACAGGTGGTGGGCAACGACATGCGGATCCTGGTGACCGAGATGGCCGGCCGGGCCAGCGTCGAGCTCAAGAGCCGCGAGCTCGGGCTGGATCTGGCCGGCCATCCGGAGGCGCTGTCCCGGGTGACCAGGCGGGTCAAGGAACTGGAGGCCGGCGGCTGGTCGTTCGAGGCCGCGGACGCCTCGTTCGAGCTGCTGGTCCGCTCCGAGCTGCCGGACGCCGCCCCGGTACGGCCGTTCGCGCTGGAGTCGTACCGGGTGCTGGTGGAGCACCGCGAAGACGGGGCGGTGGTCTCCGAGGCGACCGTCAAGATCAGGGTACGCGGCGAGCGGGTGATCGCCACGGCCGAGGGGAACGGCCCGGTCAACGCCCTGGACGAGGCGCTGCGGGTCGCCCTGGCCCGGCACTACCCGGAGCTGCGCGACTTCGAGCTGGCGGACTTCAAGGTGCGGATCCTGGAGGGCACCACCGGCACCGGCGCGGTGACCCGGGTGCTGCTGGAGACCGCCGACGGCACCGGCCGCGACTGGACGACGGTCGGCGTGCACCCGAACGTGGTGGAGGCGAGCTGGCACGCCCTGGTCGACGCACTCACCTACGGCCTGGACCGCACCCGGGTCTGA
- a CDS encoding peroxiredoxin: protein MLTVGDRFPEYELTACVSLEADKAFETINHKSHEGKWRVVFFWPKDFTFICPTEIAEFGRLNGEFADRDAQVLGVSVDNEYVHYAWRKDHPDLRELPFPMLSDIKRELTSACGVLGEDGVAQRATLIVDPNNEIQFAMVTAGSVGRNVSEVLRVLDALQTDELCPCNWNKGGETLDANALLAGAGA, encoded by the coding sequence GTGCTCACTGTCGGTGACCGCTTCCCCGAGTACGAACTCACCGCCTGCGTGTCGCTGGAGGCCGACAAGGCGTTCGAGACGATCAACCACAAGTCCCACGAGGGCAAGTGGCGGGTGGTCTTCTTCTGGCCCAAGGACTTCACCTTCATCTGCCCCACCGAGATCGCGGAGTTCGGCCGGCTCAACGGCGAGTTCGCCGACCGGGACGCCCAGGTCCTCGGTGTGTCGGTGGACAACGAGTACGTCCACTACGCCTGGCGCAAGGACCACCCGGACCTGCGCGAGCTGCCCTTCCCGATGCTCAGCGACATCAAGCGCGAGCTGACCAGCGCCTGCGGCGTGCTCGGCGAGGACGGCGTGGCGCAGCGGGCGACCCTCATCGTCGACCCGAACAACGAGATCCAGTTCGCCATGGTGACCGCCGGCTCGGTCGGCCGGAACGTCTCCGAGGTGCTGCGGGTGCTGGACGCGCTGCAGACCGACGAGCTCTGCCCGTGCAACTGGAACAAGGGGGGCGAGACGCTCGACGCCAACGCGCTCCTCGCCGGCGCCGGGGCCTGA
- a CDS encoding carboxymuconolactone decarboxylase family protein, with the protein MGLDAVKAALPEYAKDIKLNLGSTIGTSTLKPEQAWGTALACAVAARNPVVLREIAAEAADHLKPEAIEAAKGAAAIMAMNNVYYRAKHLIGDEQYQSIPARLRMQIIARPGVEKADFELWCLAVSAITGCGVCLESHEKTLRAAGFSREQVHEGLRIAAVVHAAAVTLDAQAALA; encoded by the coding sequence ATGGGCCTGGACGCGGTCAAGGCGGCTCTGCCCGAGTACGCCAAGGACATCAAGCTCAACCTCGGCTCCACCATCGGCACCTCGACGCTGAAGCCGGAGCAGGCGTGGGGCACCGCCCTGGCCTGCGCGGTCGCCGCGCGCAACCCGGTGGTGCTGCGGGAGATCGCCGCCGAGGCGGCCGACCACCTCAAGCCGGAGGCGATCGAGGCGGCCAAGGGCGCCGCCGCGATCATGGCGATGAACAACGTCTACTACCGGGCCAAGCACCTGATCGGCGACGAGCAGTACCAGTCGATCCCGGCCCGGCTGCGGATGCAGATCATCGCCCGGCCCGGCGTGGAGAAGGCCGACTTCGAGCTGTGGTGCCTCGCCGTCTCGGCGATCACCGGCTGCGGCGTCTGCCTGGAGTCGCACGAGAAGACGCTGCGCGCGGCGGGCTTCAGCCGTGAGCAGGTGCACGAGGGGCTGCGGATCGCCGCGGTCGTGCACGCCGCGGCGGTCACCCTGGACGCGCAGGCAGCGCTGGCCTGA
- a CDS encoding PRC-barrel domain-containing protein, which yields MERLDPRTTHGTPDPLVQGGQGAFPGGTPGGTFDPWRYRDDAGVTGADLVGYKVEASDGGIGKVDRASHEVNSSYLVVDTGPWIFGKKVMIPAGTVNHVDHDERKVYVDRSKDQIKAAPEYDETADTDPAYRDKLGGYYGDTYSAIPPGTAR from the coding sequence ATGGAGCGGCTCGACCCTCGAACGACCCACGGGACGCCGGATCCGCTCGTGCAGGGTGGTCAGGGCGCCTTCCCGGGCGGCACGCCCGGCGGCACCTTCGACCCGTGGCGCTACCGCGACGACGCCGGGGTGACCGGCGCCGACCTGGTGGGCTACAAGGTCGAGGCGAGTGACGGCGGCATCGGCAAGGTGGACCGGGCCAGCCACGAGGTGAACTCCAGTTACCTCGTGGTCGACACCGGGCCATGGATCTTCGGCAAGAAGGTCATGATCCCTGCCGGCACCGTCAACCACGTCGACCACGACGAGCGGAAGGTCTACGTCGACCGGAGCAAGGACCAGATCAAGGCCGCGCCCGAGTACGACGAGACCGCCGACACCGACCCGGCCTACCGGGACAAGCTCGGTGGTTACTACGGCGACACGTACTCGGCCATCCCGCCGGGTACCGCCAGGTAA
- a CDS encoding tyrosine-protein phosphatase produces the protein MDAIEVNRRIPFSAMFNFRDVGGYAGHDGRTVRRARLYRSDSLHRIDETDREAFAALGIRTVIDLRRPYEIERDGRGPDFPGLTWRHVAPEHDEWHLWPYQPGSDLARYLADRYADLAETGTAGLAEAVGLIAEAGNGPVVVHCVAGKDRTGTVCALTLAALGVDDETIGADYALSTEAGERFLAWFAGTGQRTPSGLPPLACPPEAITLFLTELRERHGSVEDYLRHAGVTDAQLAALRDHLLE, from the coding sequence GTGGACGCCATCGAGGTCAATCGCCGGATCCCCTTCTCCGCCATGTTCAACTTTCGGGACGTCGGCGGCTACGCCGGCCACGACGGCCGGACGGTGCGCCGAGCCCGGCTCTACCGCTCCGACTCGCTGCACCGCATCGACGAAACCGACCGGGAGGCGTTCGCCGCGCTCGGCATCCGGACCGTCATCGACCTGCGCCGGCCGTACGAGATCGAGCGCGACGGCCGGGGCCCCGACTTCCCCGGCCTCACCTGGCGGCACGTCGCGCCCGAGCACGACGAGTGGCACCTGTGGCCGTACCAGCCGGGCAGCGACCTGGCCCGCTACCTCGCCGACCGGTACGCCGACCTGGCCGAGACGGGCACCGCCGGGCTGGCCGAGGCGGTCGGGCTGATCGCCGAGGCGGGCAACGGCCCGGTGGTGGTGCACTGCGTGGCCGGCAAGGACCGCACCGGCACCGTCTGCGCGCTGACCCTCGCCGCGCTCGGCGTCGACGACGAGACCATCGGCGCCGACTACGCGCTCAGCACCGAGGCGGGTGAGCGGTTCCTCGCCTGGTTCGCCGGTACCGGCCAGCGGACGCCGTCGGGTCTGCCGCCGCTCGCCTGCCCGCCCGAGGCCATCACGCTCTTCCTGACCGAGCTGCGCGAGCGGCACGGCTCGGTGGAGGACTACCTGCGCCACGCCGGCGTCACCGACGCCCAGCTGGCCGCGCTCCGCGACCACCTGTTGGAGTGA
- a CDS encoding branched-chain amino acid aminotransferase, producing the protein MSGGDKIEFEIRPNPAPVSVADRAALLANPGFGRVFTDHMVTIRYADGKGWYDARVEARAPIPMDPASAVLHYAQEIFEGLKAYRTADGGVTMFRPEANAARFVASAQRMAMPPLPPEAFVDSLHRLIEIDREWIPEGEDGSLYLRPFMFASEVFLGVRPANEYLYVLIASPVGAYFSGGVQPVKVWVSPDYTRAAPGGTGAAKCGGNYAASLVAQAEAIEHGCDQVVFLDAVERRFVDELGGMNVFFVYDDDTLVTPPLTGTILPGITRESVLTLAAEGGHRVEERPVTFADWQADAASGRLREVFACGTAAVITPIGEVRFPDGEFLIGGGEPGRVTMALRRQLVGLQRGEVADPHGWVTRVI; encoded by the coding sequence ATGAGCGGTGGTGACAAGATCGAGTTCGAGATCCGTCCGAATCCCGCGCCGGTATCCGTCGCCGACCGGGCTGCCCTGCTGGCCAACCCGGGGTTCGGCCGGGTGTTCACCGATCACATGGTGACCATCCGGTACGCCGACGGCAAGGGCTGGTACGACGCCCGGGTCGAGGCGCGGGCGCCCATCCCGATGGATCCGGCCAGCGCCGTGCTGCACTACGCGCAGGAGATCTTCGAGGGGTTGAAGGCCTACCGCACCGCCGACGGCGGGGTCACCATGTTCCGCCCGGAGGCCAACGCGGCCCGGTTCGTGGCCTCGGCCCAACGGATGGCGATGCCGCCGCTGCCGCCGGAGGCGTTCGTCGACTCGCTGCACCGGCTCATCGAGATCGACCGGGAGTGGATCCCGGAGGGCGAGGACGGCAGCCTCTACCTGCGGCCGTTCATGTTCGCCAGCGAGGTGTTCCTCGGTGTCCGGCCGGCCAACGAATACCTCTACGTGCTGATCGCCTCGCCGGTCGGGGCGTACTTCTCCGGTGGCGTCCAGCCGGTGAAGGTCTGGGTCTCGCCCGACTACACCCGCGCCGCGCCCGGTGGCACCGGCGCGGCGAAGTGCGGCGGCAACTACGCCGCGTCGCTGGTCGCCCAGGCCGAGGCGATCGAGCACGGCTGCGACCAGGTGGTCTTCCTGGACGCCGTGGAGCGCCGGTTCGTCGACGAACTGGGCGGGATGAACGTCTTCTTCGTCTACGACGACGACACCCTGGTCACCCCGCCGCTGACCGGCACCATCCTGCCCGGCATCACCCGGGAGTCGGTGCTCACGCTGGCCGCCGAGGGCGGGCACCGGGTCGAGGAGCGGCCGGTGACCTTCGCCGATTGGCAGGCGGACGCGGCCAGCGGCCGGCTGCGCGAGGTGTTCGCCTGCGGCACCGCGGCCGTGATCACCCCGATCGGCGAGGTGCGGTTCCCGGACGGCGAGTTCCTGATCGGTGGCGGCGAGCCGGGGCGGGTCACCATGGCCCTGCGCCGGCAGCTGGTCGGCCTCCAGCGGGGCGAGGTCGCCGACCCGCACGGCTGGGTCACCCGGGTCATCTGA
- a CDS encoding 3-isopropylmalate dehydrogenase, with protein sequence MARIAVVAGDGIGPEVVAQARKVIDAVLPGVAATEYDLGAARYHRTGEVLPESVLTELAGHDAILLGAVGDPTVPPGVLERGLLLKLRFAFDQYVNLRPSRLWPGTAGPLGSVKPGEVDLVVVREGTEGLYAGAGGALHRGTPAEIATEESLNTRHGVERVVRDAFARAGRRERRKVTLVHKTNVLTHAGSLWARTFEAVAAEHPDVTTEYQHVDAAAMFLVTQPQRYDVVVTDNLFGDILTDIAAAVTGGIGLAASGSINPDGTYPSMFEPVHGSAPDIAGRGVADPVAAVLSAALLLDQLGHADAAARVTAAVGQELAARTPGVPLHTAEVGDRLAAYAVA encoded by the coding sequence GTGGCACGCATCGCGGTGGTGGCCGGTGACGGGATCGGACCCGAGGTGGTCGCGCAGGCCCGCAAGGTCATCGACGCCGTGCTGCCCGGAGTGGCCGCCACCGAGTACGACCTCGGCGCGGCCCGCTACCACCGCACCGGCGAGGTGCTTCCCGAGTCGGTGCTGACCGAGCTGGCCGGGCACGACGCGATCCTGCTCGGCGCGGTCGGCGACCCGACCGTCCCGCCCGGCGTGCTGGAGCGTGGCCTGCTGCTCAAGCTCCGGTTCGCCTTCGACCAGTACGTCAACCTCCGCCCGTCGCGGCTCTGGCCGGGCACGGCCGGCCCGCTGGGCAGCGTGAAGCCCGGCGAGGTCGACCTGGTGGTGGTGCGCGAGGGCACCGAGGGCCTCTACGCCGGCGCCGGCGGCGCGCTGCACCGCGGCACCCCGGCCGAGATCGCCACCGAGGAGAGCCTGAACACCCGGCACGGGGTGGAACGGGTCGTCCGCGACGCCTTCGCCCGCGCCGGGCGCCGGGAGCGGCGCAAGGTCACCCTGGTGCACAAGACGAACGTGCTCACCCACGCCGGTTCGCTGTGGGCCCGCACGTTCGAGGCGGTCGCCGCCGAGCACCCGGACGTGACCACCGAGTACCAGCACGTCGACGCCGCCGCGATGTTCCTGGTCACCCAGCCGCAGCGCTACGACGTGGTGGTCACCGACAACCTCTTCGGCGACATCCTCACCGACATCGCCGCCGCGGTCACCGGCGGCATCGGGTTGGCCGCCAGCGGCAGCATCAACCCCGACGGGACGTACCCGTCGATGTTCGAGCCGGTGCACGGCTCCGCGCCGGACATCGCCGGGCGCGGCGTGGCCGACCCGGTGGCGGCGGTGCTCTCCGCCGCCCTCCTGCTCGACCAGCTCGGCCACGCCGACGCCGCGGCCCGGGTCACCGCCGCGGTCGGTCAGGAGCTGGCCGCCCGGACGCCGGGCGTACCGCTGCACACCGCCGAGGTAGGCGACCGGCTGGCGGCCTACGCCGTCGCCTGA